In Acidobacteriota bacterium, one genomic interval encodes:
- a CDS encoding DNA-primase RepB domain-containing protein — MSDIVAELEHRYAGRRGLPSSEVAEASVMLDLFQGLGVQCFSLTFTDDTGRKVAFRRNRSVESLRSELPCLLFTSCQKRLNVIVRPIAARPLSLIQLDDLSASQLDRVRAFSFLVLETSPENFQAWVAVTDASHQTIRRVKKAAGADLNASGATRLAGSYNFKSKYAPNYPRVRLHSIAPLHAVTVGELDRAGLVAPEEHTPRAPRHAPSYRRRHRLLVWPSYARCLADALGAKNHEGKDRSAADFNFCLISIDRGWSVEATANQLMAESEKAKSTGYNYALFTAKRAASVVSSNRR; from the coding sequence ATGAGTGACATAGTTGCTGAACTAGAGCATCGCTACGCTGGTCGAAGAGGGCTGCCATCTTCCGAAGTAGCCGAGGCCTCAGTAATGCTCGATCTCTTTCAAGGCCTTGGTGTCCAATGTTTCTCTCTCACGTTCACTGACGACACTGGACGCAAGGTAGCTTTCAGGCGGAATAGGTCCGTTGAATCACTGCGCAGTGAATTGCCGTGTTTATTATTCACCTCCTGCCAGAAGCGGCTGAACGTGATTGTGCGGCCGATTGCTGCACGCCCTCTATCGCTCATACAGCTTGATGATCTGAGCGCTTCCCAGCTTGATCGAGTGCGCGCGTTCTCTTTTCTCGTACTGGAGACGAGTCCAGAGAACTTCCAAGCTTGGGTAGCCGTCACTGACGCCAGTCACCAGACGATCCGCAGAGTTAAGAAAGCAGCAGGAGCCGACCTCAACGCGAGCGGGGCGACTAGGCTCGCTGGATCATACAACTTCAAATCAAAATACGCGCCCAACTATCCGCGCGTGCGGCTTCACTCCATTGCACCTCTGCACGCTGTCACAGTCGGCGAGCTTGATCGCGCTGGCTTAGTCGCACCCGAGGAGCACACGCCTCGCGCGCCGCGCCATGCTCCCAGCTATCGGCGCAGACATCGGTTGCTGGTGTGGCCCAGCTACGCACGCTGTCTGGCTGATGCGCTTGGAGCAAAGAATCATGAGGGCAAAGACCGCAGCGCGGCAGATTTCAACTTCTGCCTCATCTCTATAGATCGAGGCTGGTCTGTTGAAGCTACCGCAAACCAACTTATGGCTGAGAGCGAGAAGGCGAAGTCAACCGGATACAACTACGCGCTCTTCACTGCCAAGCGAGCTGCTTCCGTGGTTAGTAGCAACCGTCGTTGA
- the ssb gene encoding single-stranded DNA-binding protein translates to MSSFNKITVVGYLGRAPELRYTPDGTPVSNFSVATTERRKDKSGELQETTTWFQVALFGRRAEVANEYLSKGSHVWLEGPLTLNQWTDREGAARVNLEVRASDIKFLSPSAEKATAAAAAAEVTSEEQDVSF, encoded by the coding sequence ATGTCAAGCTTTAACAAAATCACAGTCGTTGGCTATCTGGGCAGAGCCCCGGAACTGCGTTACACGCCGGATGGCACACCCGTTTCCAACTTCTCAGTTGCCACGACCGAGAGGCGCAAGGACAAGTCCGGTGAGCTTCAGGAAACCACCACATGGTTTCAAGTCGCCCTCTTCGGACGCCGTGCCGAGGTTGCGAATGAGTACCTGTCAAAGGGCAGCCATGTTTGGCTCGAAGGTCCGCTGACCCTGAATCAGTGGACCGACCGGGAAGGCGCAGCCCGCGTCAACCTGGAAGTCAGAGCCTCTGACATCAAATTCCTGTCTCCCTCAGCCGAGAAAGCCACAGCCGCAGCCGCCGCAGCGGAAGTGACCAGCGAGGAGCAGGACGTTTCGTTCTAG